In a single window of the Acetivibrio clariflavus DSM 19732 genome:
- a CDS encoding M56 family metallopeptidase: MTEFIITSSVLILVVILLRHFLKGKISLHMQYALWALVLIRLIVPINLFESPISVMNTIERSAVYKTAEQTLLRTQVYSDVIFNSEMTPDEASKVGKGTLREIQGYPIESGYAHLHTYIFMDSLGTVLARILRTVWLAGVAIVGLTLLFSNLSFNKKLRKTRIRYQTNNCKRPVYLVKNLPSPCLYGFFNPVIYITPNVADDTLKLRHVLAHEQTHYRHGDHIWAALRGLCLVVHWYNPLVWLAATLSRRDSELACDEGTIKQLGEASRLEYGRTIIDLTCEKRKTMDLLCCATSMTDEKKGIKERVTLIARKPKVLVPALVTAVLVATVAVGCTFTGSKFENAEIIPLTADEVEIYNKVFDPMLYDEHGNPIGINPLNQFLTSYYDRPEDINLAELLRYFPSDGDVKDEAEFESLKASESWPFGADATLASMPVPIHRFTAETINDTLEKYMGIMLDDLSGVGMDELIYLNAYNAYYNFTSDAGFGSFVCLSGEKQGDIIRLYSEHAILTLKKQGDGFIIVSHQPIGDGANNNR; encoded by the coding sequence ATGACAGAATTTATCATTACTTCCTCCGTTCTTATCCTTGTGGTAATTCTATTGCGGCATTTTTTAAAGGGCAAAATCAGCTTGCACATGCAATACGCCCTTTGGGCACTGGTGCTGATACGTTTGATTGTACCCATTAACTTGTTTGAAAGCCCAATTAGTGTAATGAACACCATTGAACGTTCGGCAGTCTATAAGACGGCTGAACAGACGCTTTTAAGAACTCAGGTATACTCTGATGTAATATTTAACAGTGAAATGACGCCAGATGAGGCGAGTAAAGTCGGAAAAGGTACATTGCGTGAAATTCAAGGGTATCCAATAGAAAGCGGTTATGCACACTTGCATACATATATTTTTATGGATTCTCTTGGTACGGTACTGGCCCGGATATTGAGAACAGTATGGCTTGCCGGAGTTGCCATTGTCGGCCTGACCTTGCTTTTTTCGAACCTTAGTTTCAACAAGAAACTGAGAAAAACCAGAATACGCTATCAGACAAACAATTGTAAACGGCCAGTCTATTTAGTTAAGAACTTACCTTCGCCCTGCCTGTACGGATTCTTTAATCCTGTGATCTATATCACTCCGAACGTTGCCGATGATACGTTAAAATTGCGCCATGTGCTGGCCCACGAACAGACCCATTACCGACACGGCGACCACATCTGGGCGGCACTGCGCGGTTTATGCCTCGTCGTACATTGGTACAACCCGCTTGTTTGGCTGGCGGCAACACTTTCCCGCCGGGATTCCGAATTAGCCTGCGATGAGGGAACCATCAAACAACTCGGCGAGGCAAGTCGCCTGGAATACGGACGGACGATCATCGATCTTACTTGCGAGAAACGCAAAACCATGGATTTGCTTTGCTGCGCTACCTCCATGACTGACGAGAAAAAAGGTATCAAGGAACGCGTTACACTTATCGCAAGAAAGCCAAAAGTCCTCGTGCCGGCATTGGTTACAGCCGTACTCGTCGCCACTGTTGCGGTCGGCTGCACCTTCACGGGATCAAAATTCGAAAATGCTGAGATCATTCCGCTGACGGCTGATGAAGTAGAGATATATAATAAAGTTTTTGATCCCATGTTGTATGACGAGCACGGCAACCCCATCGGTATCAATCCGCTCAACCAATTTCTTACCTCTTATTATGACCGACCGGAGGATATTAATCTGGCCGAATTGCTGCGTTATTTTCCGTCTGATGGAGATGTGAAGGATGAAGCTGAATTTGAATCCCTCAAAGCCTCAGAAAGCTGGCCTTTCGGCGCCGATGCAACTCTGGCCAGCATGCCCGTCCCTATCCACAGATTTACCGCAGAAACCATAAACGATACGCTGGAAAAGTATATGGGCATTATGCTGGATGATTTGAGTGGCGTAGGAATGGATGAGCTGATTTATCTTAATGCATATAACGCATATTACAACTTTACCAGCGATGCAGGGTTTGGTTCCTTCGTTTGCTTGAGTGGTGAAAAACAGGGGGATATTATACGACTGTACAGCGAACACGCAATACTCACGCTGAAAAAACAGGGTGACGGCTTTATTATTGTGTCTCATCAGCCCATTGGGGATGGTGCTAATAATAACCGGTAA
- a CDS encoding ABC transporter permease: MITVKNKKAIRNLADKSFRANRTRNLIAIIAIALTSVLFTTLFTMGMGTVESLQRAAMRQSGGDGHAVLKYITDEQFNNVKDHPLIKEISYNQALCDGVENEAFLKRHTEFWYFDDIGMKLGFSEPTNGHKPVAENEVIADTKTLQLLGVPLEVGAPITLVLNIRGEKVQRDFVLAGWWESDPVFNVGRIIASRAYVDAHLDELKNTYRQDYSMTGSINACIMFKNSLDLEGKLGKVITDSGYSMDPNSPDYLEHNVNWAYLSTNFGMDASTLIVLVSGLMLIIFTGYLIIYNIFQISVIRDIRFYGLMKTIGTTGKQIRHIIRRQALILSAFGVPFGLIAGYFTGKAFVPLIVRNSTYAGSAVSVSPRPVIFIGAALFSVVTVFISTFKPGRIAAAVSPLEAVRYTDGNIKQTKKQKKSVSGAKIHRMALANLGRNKKRTALVFISLSLSLVLLNTVFTLSQSIDLDKFLAQFVDTDFLIAHADYFLNNFRGPENQTSESLIQAVKNRPGFEEGGRLYGGRTEMITVEDEKNTEQKYNIDPNGDFIAAVYGLEELPLKRLELIDGELDFEKLSSGKYILEGVYLNDNNIPEIETTHFKVGETITLHSYKGMTEKHWESEYTTQEFTVLGHVAVKTFSNSDRIRWDYTFYLPADVYKTLVANPAVMSYAFNVSDDFEAEMEQFLQGYTDSVEPAMNYSSKFTILKEFSDMRDTVVMIGSVLSFVIGLIGILNFINTILTSIFSRRKEFAMLQSIGMTRKQLCSMLMLEGVYYALGTCMFSFVFGMIFSLLIVRPLENLLWFFRYRFILWPLLVVLPFLFVIGMIIPLLSYIMTDRQSIVERLREVE, encoded by the coding sequence ATGATTACGGTAAAAAACAAAAAAGCCATCCGGAATTTGGCGGACAAAAGTTTTCGTGCCAACAGAACACGAAATCTCATTGCGATTATTGCAATTGCCTTAACATCGGTGCTGTTTACCACCCTTTTTACAATGGGCATGGGCACAGTGGAAAGCCTTCAGAGGGCTGCGATGCGTCAGTCGGGCGGTGACGGACATGCAGTACTGAAATATATTACCGACGAGCAATTCAACAATGTCAAAGATCATCCGCTGATAAAAGAAATTTCCTATAACCAGGCATTATGTGACGGTGTGGAAAACGAAGCGTTTTTAAAGCGTCACACCGAATTCTGGTATTTTGATGATATTGGGATGAAGCTTGGATTTTCCGAACCCACAAACGGACACAAGCCTGTGGCTGAAAATGAAGTCATCGCAGATACAAAAACCTTGCAGCTTTTGGGTGTTCCCCTTGAAGTAGGTGCTCCCATTACGCTGGTGCTGAATATTAGAGGCGAGAAAGTGCAGCGGGATTTTGTCCTTGCAGGCTGGTGGGAAAGCGATCCCGTTTTCAACGTGGGGCGGATAATTGCATCGCGAGCCTATGTTGATGCCCATCTTGATGAACTTAAGAACACCTATAGGCAGGATTATTCGATGACAGGCTCAATAAATGCATGTATCATGTTTAAAAACAGCCTTGATTTGGAAGGAAAACTGGGAAAAGTCATAACCGACAGCGGTTATTCGATGGATCCTAACTCGCCCGATTATCTGGAGCATAATGTGAACTGGGCATACCTTTCAACTAATTTCGGCATGGATGCAAGCACGCTGATTGTGCTGGTGTCCGGCCTTATGCTCATCATTTTCACAGGCTATCTTATCATCTACAACATTTTTCAGATTTCAGTCATCCGGGATATCCGGTTTTATGGCCTAATGAAAACCATCGGAACAACGGGAAAACAGATACGCCATATTATACGAAGGCAGGCATTGATTCTTTCGGCGTTTGGCGTTCCTTTCGGGCTTATTGCAGGTTATTTCACTGGTAAAGCTTTTGTTCCGCTTATTGTGAGGAACTCCACGTATGCCGGAAGTGCGGTATCCGTATCTCCCAGACCGGTAATTTTCATAGGCGCAGCCCTGTTTTCTGTAGTTACTGTGTTTATCAGCACCTTTAAGCCGGGAAGGATAGCCGCTGCTGTATCGCCACTGGAGGCAGTGCGGTATACGGATGGGAATATTAAACAAACGAAAAAGCAGAAAAAATCTGTCAGTGGCGCGAAAATACATCGCATGGCTTTGGCAAATTTGGGACGAAACAAAAAACGCACTGCTCTGGTGTTCATCAGCCTGTCTTTGAGCCTTGTGCTGCTGAACACGGTATTTACTCTGTCTCAGAGCATTGACCTGGATAAATTTCTTGCCCAATTTGTGGATACTGATTTTCTAATTGCCCATGCAGATTACTTTCTTAATAATTTCCGCGGTCCTGAAAATCAGACCAGTGAAAGCTTGATTCAGGCGGTAAAAAACCGGCCGGGATTTGAAGAGGGAGGACGACTGTATGGCGGCAGAACGGAAATGATTACTGTGGAGGACGAAAAAAACACAGAACAGAAATATAATATTGACCCTAACGGTGACTTCATAGCTGCAGTATATGGCTTAGAGGAGCTGCCGCTTAAGAGGCTGGAACTTATTGACGGCGAATTGGATTTTGAAAAGCTGTCTTCCGGAAAATATATTCTGGAGGGTGTTTATCTGAATGACAATAATATACCGGAAATTGAAACCACTCATTTTAAAGTGGGGGAAACCATCACGCTTCATAGCTACAAAGGAATGACGGAAAAACATTGGGAAAGTGAGTACACTACACAGGAGTTTACAGTGCTTGGCCATGTGGCCGTTAAAACCTTTTCCAATTCAGACCGGATAAGATGGGACTATACCTTCTACCTTCCTGCAGATGTTTACAAAACCTTGGTGGCAAATCCTGCAGTTATGAGCTATGCCTTCAATGTTTCTGACGACTTTGAAGCCGAGATGGAGCAATTTTTGCAAGGTTACACCGATTCTGTAGAGCCTGCAATGAATTACAGCTCGAAGTTTACAATCCTCAAAGAATTTTCCGATATGCGCGACACTGTTGTTATGATTGGCAGCGTACTAAGTTTTGTGATTGGACTTATCGGTATACTCAATTTCATCAACACTATCCTTACCAGTATCTTTTCCCGCCGAAAGGAATTTGCTATGCTGCAGAGTATTGGAATGACGCGGAAGCAACTATGTAGTATGCTGATGCTTGAAGGGGTATACTATGCTCTTGGAACTTGCATGTTTTCGTTTGTTTTCGGTATGATTTTTTCACTTTTGATTGTCAGACCTCTGGAAAATTTGCTGTGGTTCTTCCGTTACCGGTTTATCCTATGGCCGCTTTTAGTCGTACTCCCATTTTTGTTTGTAATTGGAATGATTATTCCCCTGCTGTCATATATCATGACCGACAGGCAAAGTATCGTCGAGAGACTCCGGGAGGTGGAGTAG
- a CDS encoding ABC transporter ATP-binding protein — MAILETKELKKYYGSGETIVRAVDGINLAIENGEFVAIVGTSGSGKSTLLHMMGGLDRPTSGKVIVDGKDIFSLKDEELTIFRRRKIGFVFQNYNLVPVLNVYENIVLPVQLDGNEPDKPYIDKIIRTLGLESKLNNLPNNLSGGQQQRVAIARALAAKPAIILADEPTGNLDSKTSLDVMGLLKVTSQQFSQTIVMITHNEEIAQMAERIIRIEDGKIVGGDGQ, encoded by the coding sequence ATGGCAATACTTGAAACAAAGGAATTGAAAAAATATTACGGCAGCGGAGAGACCATTGTCCGCGCTGTTGACGGTATCAACCTCGCAATAGAGAACGGAGAGTTTGTCGCAATTGTTGGCACATCCGGCAGTGGCAAGTCTACCCTGCTGCATATGATGGGCGGGCTTGACCGTCCGACAAGCGGTAAGGTTATCGTGGACGGCAAGGATATATTCTCGCTTAAAGATGAGGAACTGACCATATTTCGAAGACGAAAAATCGGATTTGTTTTTCAGAACTATAATCTTGTTCCTGTCCTCAACGTGTACGAAAACATTGTTCTGCCTGTTCAGTTGGACGGGAATGAACCGGACAAACCTTATATAGACAAGATTATCAGAACTTTGGGGCTTGAAAGCAAGTTGAACAATTTGCCCAACAACCTTTCCGGCGGTCAGCAGCAGCGTGTGGCAATTGCCAGAGCTTTGGCTGCAAAACCTGCTATTATTCTGGCCGATGAACCTACGGGGAATCTGGACAGCAAGACCAGTCTCGATGTGATGGGGCTGCTAAAGGTGACAAGCCAGCAGTTCAGTCAAACCATTGTGATGATAACGCACAATGAGGAGATCGCACAGATGGCAGAACGTATCATCCGCATTGAGGACGGTAAAATTGTGGGTGGTGACGGGCAATGA
- a CDS encoding sensor histidine kinase, protein MNTLNYICIGIVVISVVAAAVTVLLYRQKVRKTVEKISMMLDKAIDGRFEESVFDESALSSVESKLARFLSISTSSSKNLQAEKDKIKRLISDIAHQTKTPITNILLYSQLLSEQELTKDCAELVQALSSQAEKLNFLISALVKLSRLETGIITVSPKKEPVQKLLDEVREQIMPKTDAKGVSLTIENTDVNAYLDLKWTTEAVYNIVDNAVKYTERGGSVRIKVIPYEMFCRIDITDDGIGIAEHEQSKIFTRFYRSPAVSNQEGVGIGLFLAREILAAEGGYIKVSSTLGSGSTFSVFLPMVK, encoded by the coding sequence GTGAACACATTGAATTATATCTGCATTGGGATTGTAGTTATCTCGGTAGTAGCAGCTGCGGTTACAGTTCTCCTGTATCGGCAAAAAGTCAGAAAAACTGTGGAAAAAATCAGCATGATGCTGGACAAAGCCATAGACGGCAGATTCGAGGAGAGTGTCTTTGATGAATCTGCTCTGTCATCAGTGGAATCAAAGCTGGCCAGGTTTCTTTCCATATCTACGTCATCCTCAAAGAATCTACAGGCAGAAAAGGATAAAATAAAAAGGCTGATTTCCGATATTGCACACCAGACGAAAACGCCCATTACTAATATTCTGCTCTATTCACAACTTCTCAGTGAGCAGGAACTGACGAAGGACTGTGCAGAACTTGTGCAGGCTTTGTCCTCCCAGGCTGAAAAACTGAACTTTCTCATCAGTGCTTTAGTTAAATTATCTCGGCTTGAAACAGGCATTATTACTGTTTCACCTAAAAAAGAACCGGTACAAAAACTGCTGGATGAAGTGCGGGAACAAATCATGCCGAAAACAGACGCAAAAGGTGTTTCCCTTACTATCGAGAATACGGATGTAAATGCGTATTTAGACCTGAAATGGACGACGGAGGCAGTGTATAATATTGTTGACAATGCCGTGAAATATACCGAGAGAGGTGGAAGCGTCAGAATAAAAGTAATACCTTATGAGATGTTTTGCCGAATTGATATAACCGATGACGGGATTGGAATTGCTGAACATGAACAGAGCAAAATATTTACCCGTTTTTATCGCTCACCGGCTGTAAGCAATCAGGAAGGCGTAGGTATTGGACTTTTTCTGGCAAGAGAGATTTTAGCGGCTGAGGGCGGTTACATAAAGGTGTCGTCTACTTTGGGCAGCGGCTCAACTTTCTCGGTTTTTCTGCCGATGGTTAAGTAA
- a CDS encoding response regulator transcription factor: MGIKDAEDVGNLNKILIIEDDAALSNGIVYALKDDNFAFKQAFDLATAKEHITSNSFDLIILDINLPDGNGFELLTDIRKTLDVPVIVLTANDMETDIVTGFELGADDYITKPFSLMVLRARVGVQLRKAKKQLPKTILIDKFSFSFDKMEFLKNGKPIELSKTEQKLLRILVENRGKTVPRSELVDKIWTDGAEYVDENALSVTVKRLRDKLEDSPSDPQYIKTVYGIGYTWAVK; the protein is encoded by the coding sequence ATGGGAATTAAAGATGCGGAGGATGTGGGTAATTTGAATAAAATCTTGATCATCGAGGACGATGCCGCACTTAGCAACGGCATTGTTTATGCTTTAAAAGATGATAACTTTGCCTTTAAGCAGGCTTTTGATCTTGCAACCGCAAAAGAACACATTACAAGTAATTCTTTCGATTTGATAATACTGGATATCAATTTGCCGGATGGAAATGGTTTTGAGCTGCTAACGGATATCCGTAAAACTTTAGACGTACCTGTAATTGTTCTAACCGCCAACGACATGGAAACCGATATTGTAACAGGGTTTGAGCTTGGTGCGGATGACTATATTACAAAACCCTTCAGCCTTATGGTCCTGCGGGCAAGAGTGGGTGTCCAGCTGCGTAAGGCCAAAAAGCAACTTCCTAAAACCATATTGATTGATAAATTCTCCTTTTCTTTTGATAAGATGGAGTTTTTGAAAAACGGTAAACCCATTGAACTCAGCAAAACCGAACAGAAGTTGCTGAGGATTCTGGTTGAGAACAGAGGGAAAACGGTTCCACGCTCAGAATTGGTGGACAAAATCTGGACAGACGGGGCGGAGTATGTTGATGAAAATGCTCTGTCGGTCACCGTAAAAAGACTGCGTGATAAACTGGAAGATTCACCATCCGATCCGCAATATATCAAAACGGTCTACGGCATCGGCTACACATGGGCGGTGAAGTGA
- a CDS encoding GNAT family N-acetyltransferase, whose protein sequence is MRKVKEKIIVGEKTMYYIRPAEKNDVEELNRVAYESEAYWGYDLEYMKRFEEIYRITEDYIIANPTFVFLETNRIIGFYSLLVHDNKPELELFYIKPQYIGKGYGKEMWNHLIDYCKRMDIKFFYLVTSPQAKGFYEKMGAVVIDEVDSLLREGRKIPRLKFEVF, encoded by the coding sequence ATGAGGAAAGTAAAGGAAAAGATAATAGTGGGGGAGAAAACTATGTATTACATACGACCAGCTGAAAAAAACGATGTAGAAGAATTAAATAGAGTAGCATATGAATCAGAAGCCTACTGGGGATATGACTTGGAATATATGAAAAGATTTGAGGAAATTTATAGGATTACTGAAGATTATATTATAGCAAATCCGACTTTTGTATTTTTGGAGACTAACCGTATTATTGGATTTTACTCTCTTTTAGTGCATGATAATAAGCCAGAACTTGAATTGTTTTATATTAAACCTCAATATATTGGAAAAGGTTACGGTAAAGAAATGTGGAATCATTTGATAGATTATTGCAAAAGAATGGATATAAAATTTTTTTATTTAGTAACAAGCCCGCAGGCTAAAGGTTTTTATGAAAAAATGGGTGCTGTTGTGATAGATGAAGTAGATTCACTTTTGCGGGAAGGACGAAAAATACCAAGATTGAAGTTTGAAGTATTCTAG
- a CDS encoding GNAT family N-acetyltransferase, with protein MSAARTIMWRRILSVENSIHYIVLNNNTAVGIVTVGPPQYEEIEIKNDIGIDNSFWELHGIYLHPDYFRHGIGTIAIEFAMDKVRESGKTN; from the coding sequence ATGAGTGCTGCTCGTACGATAATGTGGAGGCGTATTCTATCAGTAGAAAACAGCATTCACTATATTGTTTTAAATAATAACACAGCAGTTGGAATAGTGACGGTTGGGCCACCACAATATGAAGAAATTGAAATAAAAAATGATATAGGCATAGACAACAGTTTTTGGGAGTTACATGGCATTTATCTACATCCCGATTATTTTCGTCATGGAATCGGAACAATAGCAATTGAATTTGCCATGGATAAAGTAAGAGAATCAGGTAAAACAAATTAA
- a CDS encoding radical SAM protein, with protein MLKIDYLVSGGIITNYKCTSVCKHCCYSSSPNWSDDYMTAAMADEVFSILRSLGCYHVHIGGGEPLLKPDKILDVLDAARKNNIEIEYIETNSSWYRDETSSNAILKELKAYGVNTLLISIDPFHNEYIPFWKVKALIEACSKAGMKVFPWLMEFWDDIDSMDDEKPHSLDEYKQLFGHDYMMQLLKKYGLNLKGRAFKTYKPMMKRQPFEQILNESIPCKLLSGIYHFHIDLYGNFIPQSCPGFSIPLRELAHGADSEKYRIFNTLESVGIRGFVELAEKEYRYKPREEYAGKCDLCYDMRNFLVLELGLDLADLKPVNHYKY; from the coding sequence ATGTTAAAGATTGACTACCTGGTATCGGGAGGTATAATCACAAATTATAAATGTACTTCTGTGTGCAAACACTGCTGCTATTCCAGTTCTCCAAATTGGTCTGATGATTATATGACAGCAGCTATGGCAGATGAGGTGTTTTCCATATTAAGGAGTTTAGGCTGCTATCATGTACATATTGGTGGCGGTGAGCCGCTTCTTAAGCCTGATAAAATTCTGGATGTCCTTGATGCTGCCCGGAAAAACAATATTGAAATTGAATATATTGAAACAAATTCCTCGTGGTATAGAGATGAAACGTCATCAAATGCCATACTTAAAGAGTTAAAAGCTTACGGAGTAAACACGCTGCTTATTTCCATAGACCCGTTCCACAACGAATATATTCCATTTTGGAAGGTGAAGGCTTTAATTGAGGCCTGCTCAAAGGCAGGGATGAAGGTATTCCCCTGGTTGATGGAATTTTGGGATGATATTGATTCTATGGACGATGAAAAGCCCCATTCTCTTGACGAGTATAAGCAGCTTTTCGGACATGATTATATGATGCAGTTGCTGAAAAAGTATGGGCTAAATTTGAAAGGACGTGCTTTTAAGACTTATAAACCTATGATGAAAAGGCAGCCTTTTGAGCAAATTCTAAATGAATCAATACCGTGCAAATTGCTATCGGGAATTTATCACTTTCACATTGATCTGTATGGAAATTTCATTCCCCAGTCGTGCCCGGGCTTTTCGATCCCCTTAAGGGAACTGGCGCATGGGGCGGACTCCGAAAAATACCGGATATTTAACACTCTGGAATCCGTGGGCATAAGAGGGTTTGTAGAACTTGCCGAAAAGGAATATAGATATAAACCAAGAGAAGAGTATGCAGGAAAATGCGATCTGTGTTATGATATGCGGAACTTTTTGGTTTTGGAGTTAGGGCTTGATCTTGCTGATCTAAAACCGGTAAACCATTATAAATATTGA
- a CDS encoding recombinase family protein — protein MHEVEVIKANRRISDRTAGKVADILRVAPYARVSTDSEEQLNSYKSQVMYYTDLVKKRKDWVLVDIYADEAITGTQVTKRENFQRMINDCMDGKIDMIITKSISRFARNTLDTLKYVRMLKERNIAVFFEDENINTLTMDGELLLVILSSVAQQEVENISANVKKGLKMKMKRGELVGFQSCLGYDYNPNDKSISINEAEADIVRYIFNRYIDGAGAYVIAKELTSLGYKTKNGNTEWHDTAVLGIIKNEKYKGDVLQVKTFTVDPISKRRLDNYGEEDQFYIKNHHEPIISEEIFEKAQAILDRRGAKRRGVEKGKREKYSRQYAFSSKLECAFCGSNLSRRNWHSGSDHEKVSWQCVTATKKGKKYCPPSKAIEEKILEGAFVESYKLLCHNNSDVLDELIERMESVLSKNDFQKQLVRVENEIHAIEQKRNRLIDMRLEETIDKATYEKKYSELESILEGLLTEREQLEQSSKEEINLEKRIAHFRKVLENNEILKDFDRCVFESIVEKVIIGEIDENGNANPYKLTFVYKTGYSNAVQSKMHKQIKKKKNDKGNLHSYSSPNTCGECSIDVSAKSVKESLKVLPYYEGG, from the coding sequence ATGCATGAAGTTGAAGTAATAAAAGCGAACAGAAGAATATCTGACCGTACTGCAGGAAAAGTAGCGGATATTTTGCGTGTAGCTCCTTATGCAAGAGTTAGTACGGATTCAGAGGAACAATTAAACAGCTATAAATCACAGGTTATGTATTACACAGACTTAGTGAAAAAGCGTAAGGATTGGGTATTGGTTGACATCTATGCTGATGAAGCGATAACAGGTACCCAGGTTACAAAACGTGAAAATTTCCAGCGTATGATTAACGACTGCATGGATGGTAAAATTGATATGATCATAACAAAATCCATATCAAGGTTTGCCAGAAATACCTTGGATACCTTGAAATATGTCCGGATGTTGAAGGAAAGAAATATAGCTGTATTTTTTGAAGATGAAAATATCAATACATTGACAATGGATGGAGAACTGCTGCTTGTCATATTAAGCTCAGTGGCGCAACAGGAAGTAGAAAACATATCGGCCAATGTGAAAAAAGGCTTGAAAATGAAAATGAAGCGAGGAGAACTGGTTGGCTTCCAGAGCTGCCTGGGGTATGATTATAATCCTAATGACAAGAGTATATCAATAAATGAAGCGGAAGCTGATATTGTCAGATACATATTTAATCGGTATATTGATGGTGCGGGTGCTTATGTCATAGCAAAAGAGTTAACCAGTCTTGGTTATAAAACCAAAAACGGTAACACAGAATGGCATGATACAGCAGTATTAGGAATTATTAAAAATGAAAAATACAAAGGTGATGTTTTGCAGGTTAAGACTTTTACCGTTGATCCAATTTCCAAGAGAAGACTAGACAATTATGGTGAGGAAGACCAATTCTATATAAAGAACCATCATGAGCCAATAATAAGTGAAGAAATCTTTGAAAAGGCTCAAGCAATCTTAGACAGGAGAGGTGCAAAACGTCGCGGAGTAGAAAAGGGAAAACGTGAAAAATACAGTAGGCAATATGCTTTTAGCAGCAAGCTGGAGTGTGCCTTTTGCGGAAGTAATTTATCGCGCCGGAACTGGCATAGTGGTAGTGATCATGAAAAGGTTAGCTGGCAATGCGTAACTGCTACAAAAAAAGGCAAGAAATATTGTCCGCCAAGCAAAGCCATTGAAGAAAAAATTCTTGAGGGTGCATTTGTTGAATCATATAAACTGCTATGCCATAATAATTCAGATGTTCTGGATGAACTTATAGAAAGGATGGAAAGTGTTCTTAGCAAAAATGATTTTCAAAAACAATTAGTAAGAGTAGAAAATGAAATTCATGCTATTGAGCAGAAACGTAATAGGTTGATTGATATGCGTTTAGAGGAAACGATTGATAAAGCCACTTATGAGAAAAAATACAGTGAATTGGAATCAATTTTAGAAGGATTATTAACAGAAAGGGAACAGCTGGAGCAATCCTCCAAGGAAGAAATTAACCTTGAAAAACGGATTGCACATTTTCGTAAGGTACTAGAAAACAATGAAATTTTAAAGGACTTTGACCGTTGTGTGTTTGAAAGTATTGTAGAAAAGGTTATTATCGGAGAGATTGACGAGAATGGAAATGCTAATCCCTACAAGCTAACCTTTGTATATAAGACCGGATATTCTAATGCAGTGCAGAGTAAAATGCATAAGCAGATTAAAAAAAAGAAAAATGATAAAGGAAATTTGCATTCCTATTCCTCACCCAACACATGTGGAGAGTGTAGCATTGATGTATCGGCAAAGAGTGTGAAAGAATCATTAAAAGTGTTACCTTATTATGAAGGGGGTTAA
- a CDS encoding SHOCT domain-containing protein translates to MKGKLIRYSMQIAMLGQLLSLALITEKEFSLIKNKLMQDYGVVSDLTS, encoded by the coding sequence ATGAAGGGTAAATTGATTCGATACAGTATGCAGATTGCCATGTTGGGACAATTGTTGTCTTTGGCTCTGATAACTGAGAAAGAATTTTCTCTGATTAAAAATAAACTTATGCAGGATTACGGTGTAGTTTCAGACCTGACTTCTTAA